The segment ATAAGCTTTAAAGAGAGGTCAAAGCTGTAGCTTACCTTAACATTTCTTAACACAGGACAGCGTTTATAAAACAATTTGACACTTCTTGACAATTTAAAACTGTTAACCTGTTAATCTTTTCTCGATGGTTGTTAAGCTTGTTCCACTTTGACCGCTGCGGTCAAAATCAGCTCTGTTAAATTGTCAACCTGTCACGTTAAACTTTGCATTTGACACGTTTGACAACCTTCTCAAAGCGCTTTTAAAGTCTCTACAACGTGCAGAATGAGATAGGGGAATATAAAATACCATCTTGCCATTTTGATGTGCTTATAAACGATGGTAAGAATGGAATTACTGGAAAGGAATTATAAGGTTCAATTTGAACATTTAAATTACTGGCTATGCTGTGAATGTTTCAAAGGTTCAAAATGATCTTTTGAAATTTTGTATCTGTTCTCTGTCTTTCCTTTTTGTCCTGTGAAAGCTTTTTAGCCTCTTTAAAATTGCAATGTTTTAAGCAATTTTAAAATTATTTCAGACTTTTTAAGCTAAAATGCGAAATTTTGTTTGTTTTTTAACCTTTTTTGTTTAACCCCCCTCGTGTGCGTGTCAATCGCAGGTTTTTGGAGCTGGGCCCGCCGGTCTCAAGATGGCTTGCCTACTTGTCAAGGTGGGGGGATATACCAAAGTTTTATACCCCCTATAGGGTATATGGACTTTTTTCACACTTTTTTCGCAAGGTTGTAATTCAGTCGCCACAAGGTTTTTAGGCTTTTTCTGAACTTTTTTCGCAATAGCTGCGAAAAAAGTAGGTATACTAAAAACCTTGATATTCCTATTCTCAAGACTTTTTTCGCTTTTTTCGCTTTTTTCGCAAGAAAAAATTTTTACAAAGCTAACTTTTTGACCACTCTTTTTATTTGCTCTCTGTACTTGCTGCCATACTTTTGTACCATTGAAAGATGGGAAAGACAATACACAAAATAGTCCTGCAAAAGCCTTGCATTCTGGATTGTGAGATTATCCCAGTTGCGTTCTATAAACTCTTCTACTTCCCACTTGGCAACAAGAAGTTTCATTCTGTCCTGTTCGCCTTGTTGTTTTAAAACCCTCAGCTTGTCCAATTGTGGTATTGCAGACAAAACCTCAAGCTGTTTTCTTTTCTCTTCTCTATCAATAACAGTTGCCTCAACTGGTGAATAGCCAAAATTACTACCACTTGCTATATGCACAGCTGGGCAGGATATAAACACTGTCAAGTCGTCAAGGTCTGCCTCAAACTGTTCTTGTCTCATCTTGGCTATTATCTTTCTTCTTGCTTTTTTGAACACATTATCACTGGCAGGTAAATTCTTTCCTGTGGAGATGTAATATAAGACTCTTTCTTTTTCCTCTTCGGTTAAGATGGCAAAATACCTATGTAGCTTTTGGACTGTGTCTTTCCTAATCACTTCGCTTTCGACTGAATAACCATCTGAGATTATATCTGCAACTGTAGATGTATCTTCTTCGGGTTCTTTTGATACTGGACTGTCCAAAGAGATGGCACAAGATAACTCGTATTTTGGCAAGCTTCTTTTTATCTTGCTCTCAATCACCTTGCAAGCATAGGTTGAAAAACTGCCTTTGGCAGGGTCATAGTTCTTTGCTGCAACAACAAGTCCAATGTACCCTTCACTGACAAGGTCATCAACTTCATAGTAATAGCCCTTTGGACATGGCATAAATTTATTTGCAACATGATACACAAGCTTCAGGTTGTCGACAATTAAAAGCTGGCTTTGTACCTTGGCAAACTGTCTTTTTTCTGACTGCTGCATTTGTTTATTGCCACTCCTTATATTGCAAGCTTAGTTTAAAACAGAAGGCTCATCTGGTTCATGAAGTGCTTTGATAAGTTCTCTAATACTGTCTTCAATCTGCGGTTGATTTGAGTTTTTCTCATCAAGTCCAAGAGCAAGTCTCTGTCCTTTTTGCACCCTCTCAACCACCAAAGCCAGCTTTTCAAGTGCATAAATGTTTATTCTGCCATCCTTGGTTTTGATGGTTTTCTCATCATGCAAAGCCTGCCACACCAAGTCAAGAAGCCTGTCCCAAAACTCAACATGCAAAGTATTGTAGTCGCTTGCTTTTTCTATTTGTTTTTGCAATGTCTTTTCAACCACAAGCTGACTCTTGGTTTTGCTAAGTTGTCTTTTCTCCTGAGTCCAGCCTTTTGCTTTGTTTCTCAAAAATCCATAGCTTATATTTTTAGCCTGTGCAAACTCTTTGAGAGTCTTGAAATCTCCAAGCATAAACTCACGTTTTAAACTTTCCCAGTCATATTGCCCGCATTTTACATTCTGCGGACACCTAAAGCCCGCAACTTTAGGCTTCTCTACGATTGACAAGCTTTTAAGAGAAGACAAAAGGTCAAAAAATGTAAACATTTTTTAACACGCAAAAGCCTGCCAAATCAGTAACCACAAGTGCTGGTTGTATGTTAAAAGGTTTCTTAAACATTGCAAAATGTTGCATTCCAAACCCACGCCTTGTAGGGTGTTCCAAGTTAGAATGCCCTTCAAATTGCCTACTCTCAAGCTTTTGGCTTATACAAAATCAAAAAGCGCCTCCTCGTTTATTTTGCGCTTTTTTTTCGCTCATAATTTGCTCCTTGCAACCTCGCATACTTTTGGGACATGACAGCTACAAAATTCCCGCAAAGCTTGACATTTTTTGACGCACAAAAAGCCTTTCAAAACAGCAGTTACAAGCACTTGCTGGATGTCAACTGGATGGGAAGCAACATCCCCTGCTTTGGGTTAAGTATTACTGAATCCATCCCTTCTGCACTCTTCTTTTGCTTCTCTTTTACTTCTCTTTTACCTCATGTCTAAAACGCTCATAAACGCCCATAGCAAAGCGATTAAAGCACAAAAGGTATTTTAATACCACCCTGCCCTTTGACTGCGTTCTATGAGCCTTTAAAACGTTCTTGCTCTTTTTTTTATTGACTCCTGAAATTCACAAAAACGCTGCGTTTCCGATTTTTCACACCTTGCTTACTTGTCGTCCTTGAATTTTCCCTTACTTCCTTTTGCCCTGTGAAAAACTTCGCATAGTTTTTGGCTTGACATTTTCTCGATGGCAGTTTTTGGTCTACTGGGTCGCTGCTTTGTAACTCATTCGCCATTTCAAAGCCTTTTTTTTAAGCGTCACAAAAGTAACAATGCAAAATCCTGCGTTTCTGCTCATCCAATCACCATTTTGTGTCATTTTTTTTTGCCTAACTTTAACCTCACTTTTGCACTATACCCCTGCCTTTGTGCTTTGTGTTATTACCTCTGAATTTAACTTTCGTGCTACTTTCGTACTACCACGCTCTTTAAATGAGCTAACTCTTTAGAGCTTCTCTGCTGGGTTGCTACTTCGTGCAGAGAAAGTCTCCTCTGCACCTTTCACTTTTTGTCCACACTGCTCGTTTTAGAAACCTTTAAACAGCTGCATTGCACCTTCAAAAAGTGCTATAGATTTGCATACAGAATGCCAGTATATTCAAATTGCTCACTTTCCCTACTTTTTTCTACTGTTCTTTCTGGTATAGAAAGTCACAAAATCAACTCTCTTTTGCCCTTGTTTTGCTCTCACTTTGCTCTCCTGCCCTGGTCTTTATTTTATGCGCTTTTGCGTGCTTGTCAGCTAACCCTTGCAGCATTGTCACACTAAATTCTGTTTTGACACGTTTGACAATCTAAAAAAAGGACGACTTGTATATCGTCCCTTGTCCATCAGTGTTTTTTTTTAGCGTTGAAAATGTTGCAATGTTATGCTGCTTGTTGGACAAAAACAAAAGGGCACCTTCACAGGTGCCCTGCCATCAAGTTTTTGCTCTGTTTTTGCTCTACTGTTCTAAAAATCTTCACTGCCTATTGGCAATAAAGCTTCCTCTTCCTCTTTTACTACCCTAATATACAATCCTTTTTCATCCTCTTCTTGCACCAAAGCATATAATGTTCCGCAGCTCCTACACCCAAATTTATGAAAAGCTTCGGCATATGCTAAAGTCTGTCCGCACTCACATTTAAATTGCTCTGCTGCTTCCTGCCACTCTTCCTTTTTCAAGTTCAAACGTCGAATGTAAAACTTATCTTTTTCGAATTTCAATAAAGTGCGTTCACTCCGTTCACTCTGTTCACTCACCCCCGAAAAATTTAGT is part of the Caldicellulosiruptor bescii DSM 6725 genome and harbors:
- a CDS encoding sigma-70 family RNA polymerase sigma factor translates to MQQSEKRQFAKVQSQLLIVDNLKLVYHVANKFMPCPKGYYYEVDDLVSEGYIGLVVAAKNYDPAKGSFSTYACKVIESKIKRSLPKYELSCAISLDSPVSKEPEEDTSTVADIISDGYSVESEVIRKDTVQKLHRYFAILTEEEKERVLYYISTGKNLPASDNVFKKARRKIIAKMRQEQFEADLDDLTVFISCPAVHIASGSNFGYSPVEATVIDREEKRKQLEVLSAIPQLDKLRVLKQQGEQDRMKLLVAKWEVEEFIERNWDNLTIQNARLLQDYFVYCLSHLSMVQKYGSKYREQIKRVVKKLAL